Proteins from a single region of Candidatus Paracaedimonas acanthamoebae:
- a CDS encoding TlpA family protein disulfide reductase, with the protein MKTLKILYFLFSYFIISQAASANLNRYEVVSPQELPSFSFSNHEGYPMDLSQFKGKIVLLNIWSLGCGPCISEMPSLDRLAGMFPDKDFAVVAVNIDPLRSEAIKSFYDKSKFQYLNIYLDPYGKIKEALHWRALPTTIIFDRDGKMIGRMIGATSWDSADAVELIESLIEGKKPKVSVSLFQQLADFFGSLFGEKTEENQDIKSSN; encoded by the coding sequence ATGAAAACTTTAAAAATTCTCTATTTTTTATTCTCATATTTTATTATTAGTCAAGCAGCCTCTGCAAATTTAAATCGATATGAGGTCGTATCCCCCCAAGAATTACCTTCTTTTAGTTTTAGCAATCATGAAGGATATCCCATGGATTTAAGCCAATTCAAGGGGAAGATCGTTTTATTAAATATCTGGTCTTTAGGGTGTGGTCCTTGCATTTCTGAAATGCCGTCTTTAGATCGTTTAGCTGGAATGTTTCCGGATAAGGATTTTGCTGTTGTTGCTGTGAATATTGATCCGTTGAGATCTGAAGCTATTAAGTCATTTTATGATAAAAGCAAATTTCAATATTTAAATATCTATCTTGATCCTTATGGAAAAATAAAAGAAGCCTTACATTGGAGAGCCCTTCCTACGACGATTATTTTTGATCGAGATGGGAAAATGATTGGGCGTATGATTGGAGCTACAAGTTGGGATAGCGCAGATGCTGTTGAATTAATTGAATCTTTAATTGAAGGGAAAAAACCAAAAGTTTCGGTCTCTTTATTTCAACAGTTAGCAGATTTTTTTGGCAGTCTTTTTGGTGAAAAGACAGAAGAAAATCAAGATATTAAGAGTTCCAATTAA
- a CDS encoding MgtC/SapB family protein has product MEIDWQLELHLCIKIIIAFFLGALIGFEREYKGHEAGIRTFGFIALGSCIFSLASFYVGSGDPGRIAAQIVSGVSFMGIGLIFRDQGFIRGLTTAATLWCTAAIGMTIAFDMFIIGILSTIVIVVFLSIPHLKHWKGLKVRKKPADLS; this is encoded by the coding sequence ATGGAGATAGATTGGCAATTAGAACTTCATTTATGTATTAAAATTATTATCGCTTTCTTTTTAGGCGCTCTCATAGGATTTGAACGAGAATATAAAGGGCATGAAGCTGGTATTAGAACTTTTGGATTCATTGCGTTAGGCTCTTGTATCTTTAGCTTAGCTTCTTTTTATGTTGGCTCAGGAGATCCCGGACGCATTGCAGCGCAAATCGTCTCTGGTGTCAGCTTTATGGGAATTGGCCTTATTTTTCGAGATCAAGGATTTATTCGAGGATTAACAACTGCAGCAACGCTGTGGTGTACCGCAGCGATCGGAATGACGATTGCATTCGATATGTTCATTATTGGAATTTTAAGTACAATTGTAATTGTGGTCTTTTTATCCATCCCTCATTTAAAACACTGGAAGGGTCTTAAAGTCAGAAAAAAACCCGCAGATCTCTCTTAA
- the trxB gene encoding thioredoxin-disulfide reductase yields MADYHTKMLIIGSGPAGYTAAIYAARGNLSPVLVTGMQPGGQLTITTDVENYPGFADVIQGPWLMEQMRAQAEHVGTKILFDTINDIDTSQRPFVCLGENGDRYIAETIVISTGAQAKWLGLSSEESFRGYGVSGCATCDAFFFKNQEVVVVGGGNTAVEDALFLTQHASKITLVHRRDSLRAEKILQDRLLNNEKVRVIWNHTVVEILGEATPKTVTGIRLKDIHSGAIQDLEAQGVFIAIGHKPATEIFRNKLDLDEHGYIKCRPNSTWTSVPGIFAAGDVQDSIYRQAVTAAGQGCMAALDAQRFLSEV; encoded by the coding sequence ATGGCCGATTATCATACAAAAATGCTTATTATTGGATCCGGTCCCGCGGGCTATACAGCTGCGATCTATGCGGCACGTGGCAATTTGAGCCCCGTGCTCGTGACAGGAATGCAGCCTGGGGGGCAGTTAACAATTACCACCGATGTTGAAAATTATCCTGGATTTGCTGATGTGATTCAAGGGCCTTGGTTGATGGAACAAATGCGAGCTCAAGCTGAGCATGTGGGGACAAAGATTTTATTTGATACAATCAATGATATTGATACCTCTCAACGCCCATTTGTGTGTTTGGGAGAAAATGGAGATCGCTATATTGCGGAAACGATTGTTATTTCTACTGGGGCTCAAGCAAAGTGGCTCGGGTTATCCAGTGAAGAAAGCTTTCGCGGATATGGCGTTTCTGGGTGTGCGACATGTGATGCATTTTTCTTTAAAAATCAGGAAGTTGTTGTTGTTGGGGGAGGAAACACGGCCGTTGAAGATGCTTTATTTTTAACGCAACATGCAAGCAAGATTACTCTTGTGCATCGGCGTGATAGTTTGAGAGCTGAAAAAATTCTGCAAGATCGACTTTTAAATAATGAGAAGGTTCGCGTTATTTGGAATCATACAGTTGTCGAAATTTTAGGGGAAGCAACCCCAAAAACAGTCACAGGAATTCGTCTAAAAGATATTCATAGTGGAGCGATACAAGATCTCGAAGCTCAAGGCGTTTTCATTGCGATTGGTCATAAACCAGCAACTGAGATTTTCCGAAATAAGCTTGATCTAGATGAGCATGGCTACATCAAGTGTCGGCCAAATTCAACTTGGACGAGTGTTCCTGGAATTTTTGCGGCAGGAGATGTTCAAGATAGTATTTATCGTCAAGCTGTAACAGCAGCTGGACAAGGATGTATGGCAGCTCTTGATGCCCAACGTTTTCTATCAGAAGTATAA